The genomic segment TGAGCGAGACAAGAGACGAGGGGAAAGAACCGATCAACGAGCGGGATCTCTTCCTGGGTCTCGTCCAATCGTTTCAGGCCGCCGCCATGCAGCAGATGGGCAAGGTGATGAACCCGTTCACCGAGAAGATCGAACGGGACATGGCGCAGGCCAAGCTCTCGATCGAGATGCTCGAGATGCTGAAAACGCGGACTTCCGGCAACTTGACCGGACAGGAGGCGCGTTTCCTGAACCACGTCCTGACCGAGCTTCGACTCAACTACGTTGCCGAAAGCGAGCGCGGCGAGGGGGAGGCCGCGAAGGAGTCCGGCACCCCCGAGGACCGGAAAAACCCCGCCAAGCCCGAAGGGCCGGCCTAGACTCTCTTCCTCCGCTTCTCCCGCGGCTCCCGTTTCTCCCGCTCCTCGAGCTTCACCGTCTCCCAAAGCCGGTCCAGCTCCGGCAGACCCGCTTCTTGGGGCGAGCGCCCCCGTTCGTGCAGAAGCTCCGAGACGCGGTCGAATCTCCTGCGGAACTTGTCCACGGCGAGGATCAGATGCGCTTCGGGATCCGATCGTACGAAGCGGGCCAGGTTGACCGCCGCGAATAGCAGATCGCCGATCTCCTCGGCGACGCGCTCCGGATGGCCGGCCCGGATCGCGCGCTCGGTCTCTTCGATTTCTTCGCGGAGCTTCGCGACCACGCCTTCCACGTTCTGCCAGTCGAAGCCGACGGAGGCGGCCTTCTCCTGGACCCGATACGCCTGGAGGAGGGCCGGCAGCCGTTCGGGGCTCCTTCCGAGGATCGATTCGTGTCCCGCCTCACGGCGTTTGCCCTCTTCCCACTGCCGCAAGACCCCCTGGGCGTCGAGGTCGCGGCGCTCGCCGAATACGTGCGGGTGCCGCGCGATCATCTTCACAATAATCTGGCGAATCAGCTCCGCGGGCTTCGAGCCCTCCTCCCGCTCGAACGTGACCGCGAGGAATACGACGAGGAACAGGAGATCACCCAGCTCCTCGCCGGTCGCGGCGCGGTCGCCGCGCGCGATCGCCTCTCCTATCTCGTGCGCTTCCTCGACCAGATAGGGGGAGAGCGTCTTCGAAGATTGCTCGCGATCCCAGGGGCAACCCTCCGGGCCCGAAAGGTGGCGTACCAGATCGAGCAGCTCCGCGGCGGCCGCCGCGAATTCCTCTCGGTCGGACGCAGGCGGGGGATTAGAGTGAATAGGGCTCACGCGCGAAGTGTAGTGGCACGGAGCGCCGGTGTCCACGGCACCCCGGCTGCGTAACCCGAGCGACATCGCGTCCGCCGCCCGCCGCGCGCGAGCGGCTGCTTGCGTCGTCGCGCGCCCTGTGGTACTCGTGACACGCCGGAGTCCCGGCGACATCTATGGAATTTCCTACCTGGGCCGAAGTAGATCTGGATCGATTCGGTCGGAACATCGCGGCGATTCGCGCCGCGATCGGTCCCGACTGCAAGATTCTGCTTGTCGTGAAAGCCGACGCCTACGGGCACGGAGCGATCGAGATCTCCCGGGCGGCGATCGAGGCCGGCGTCTCGATGCTGGGCGTCGCCACGCTGCACGAGGGCATCGAGCTTCGCTCTGCCGGGCTCAGCGCCCCGATCGTGATCCTGAGCCCGTCGCTCCTTTCCGAGGTCGACGAGATCATCGAGCACCACCTCACCCCCTGCGTCTCGAGCCTGGAATTCGCGGAGCTCCTGTCCCGCCGGTGCCTCGCGCACGAGGTGATCTCGCGCATCCACGTCGAGGTGGATACCGGGATGGGCCGGACGGGGGTTTCCGACGGCGACGCGTTCGAATTCCTGCAGCGCGTCGTCGCGATGCCGAATTTGAAGCTCGAGGGGGTATTCACGCATTTTCCGGACGCGGACTCCGGGAACACCTACTTCGCCGAAGGGCAGCTTCGCCGCTTCCACGAGATCCTGGACGCCCTCGCCCGGAGGAAGATCGAGGTTCCGATCCGTCACGCGGCGAATAGCGCGGGCATCCTCAGCCTTCCTCAGTCCAGACTCGACATGGTACGGCCGGGAATCCTCGCGTATGGCTTCTACCCCAGCAATCGCGTGCCGCCCGCGATCGAGGTCGAAGGGGTGATGTCCTTCAAGTCGCGCGTCGTGCAGCTGCGCTCGGTTCCGGCGGGTCGCTTCATCAGCTACGGCCGCACCTATCAGGCGAAGCGGGCCACGCGCATTGGAGTCCTCCCGGTCGGATACGGCCACGGCCTGCCGTGGCTCCTTTCGAACAGGGGAGAGGTCCTGATCCGCGGCCGGCGCGTTCCGATCGTCGGGCGCGTGACGATGGATCTCACCATGGTGGACGCGACCGAGGTCCCCGACGTGGCGCTGGGGGACGAGGCGGTCCTGTTCGGCGAGCAGGCAGGGGCGAGGGTCAGCCTCGAGGAGGTCGCGGAGCGCGCGGAGACGATTCCCTACGAGATCCTGTGCAGCATGGGGAAGCGCGTCGTGCGGCTCTTCCTTCGCGAAGGAAAGCCCGCCAAGGTTCTCACCCTGGTGGGGGAACGCCATGAGTCGGAGGCCCTCGAAACATCGGGGGCGCGGCGCACGCGCAAGGTGCAGTATAAGAGCAGCCGCATTCCGTCCTCCGGCTAGAGCAGCGGACATGAGGGCGCGATG from the Candidatus Eisenbacteria bacterium genome contains:
- a CDS encoding DUF1844 domain-containing protein, whose protein sequence is MSETRDEGKEPINERDLFLGLVQSFQAAAMQQMGKVMNPFTEKIERDMAQAKLSIEMLEMLKTRTSGNLTGQEARFLNHVLTELRLNYVAESERGEGEAAKESGTPEDRKNPAKPEGPA
- the mazG gene encoding nucleoside triphosphate pyrophosphohydrolase, whose translation is MSPGLRRVTSTTGRATTQAAARARRAADAMSLGLRSRGAVDTGAPCHYTSRVSPIHSNPPPASDREEFAAAAAELLDLVRHLSGPEGCPWDREQSSKTLSPYLVEEAHEIGEAIARGDRAATGEELGDLLFLVVFLAVTFEREEGSKPAELIRQIIVKMIARHPHVFGERRDLDAQGVLRQWEEGKRREAGHESILGRSPERLPALLQAYRVQEKAASVGFDWQNVEGVVAKLREEIEETERAIRAGHPERVAEEIGDLLFAAVNLARFVRSDPEAHLILAVDKFRRRFDRVSELLHERGRSPQEAGLPELDRLWETVKLEEREKREPREKRRKRV
- the alr gene encoding alanine racemase, with the protein product MEFPTWAEVDLDRFGRNIAAIRAAIGPDCKILLVVKADAYGHGAIEISRAAIEAGVSMLGVATLHEGIELRSAGLSAPIVILSPSLLSEVDEIIEHHLTPCVSSLEFAELLSRRCLAHEVISRIHVEVDTGMGRTGVSDGDAFEFLQRVVAMPNLKLEGVFTHFPDADSGNTYFAEGQLRRFHEILDALARRKIEVPIRHAANSAGILSLPQSRLDMVRPGILAYGFYPSNRVPPAIEVEGVMSFKSRVVQLRSVPAGRFISYGRTYQAKRATRIGVLPVGYGHGLPWLLSNRGEVLIRGRRVPIVGRVTMDLTMVDATEVPDVALGDEAVLFGEQAGARVSLEEVAERAETIPYEILCSMGKRVVRLFLREGKPAKVLTLVGERHESEALETSGARRTRKVQYKSSRIPSSG